Proteins encoded together in one Rhinopithecus roxellana isolate Shanxi Qingling chromosome 3, ASM756505v1, whole genome shotgun sequence window:
- the UBE2B gene encoding ubiquitin-conjugating enzyme E2 B, with product MSTPARRRLMRDFKRLQEDPPVGVSGAPSENNIMQWNAVIFGPEGTPFEDGTFKLVIEFSEEYPNKPPTVRFLSKMFHPNVYADGSICLDILQNRWSPTYDVSSILTSIQSLLDEPNPNSPANSQAAQLYQENKREYEKRVSAIVEQSWNDS from the exons ATGTCGACCCCGGCCAGGAGGAGGCTTATGCGGGATTTCAAGCG GTTACAAGAGGACCCACCTGTGGGTGTCAGTGGCGCACCATCTGAAAACAACATCATGCAGTGGAATGCAGTTATATTTGG ACCAGAAGGGACACCTTTTGAAGATG gTACTTTTAAACTAGTAATAGAATTTTCTGAAGAATATCCAAATAAACCACCAACTGTTAGGTTTTTATCCAAAATGTTTCATCCAAATG TGTATGCTGATGGTAGCATATGTTTAGATATCCTTCAGAATCGATGGAGTCCAACATATGATGTATCTTCTATCTTAACTTCAATTCAG tCTCTGCTGGATGAACCGAATCCTAACAGTCCAGCCAATAGCCAGGCAGCACAGCTTTATCAGGAAAACAAACGAGAATATGAGAAAAGAGTTTCGGCCATTGTTGAACAAAGCTGGAATGATTCATAA